A window of the Haloarcula rubripromontorii genome harbors these coding sequences:
- a CDS encoding DUF1405 domain-containing protein, which yields MAPDEGVGGRIDAAVARLFSRRLPDAEGLPRYVAPLPTWLENVGLRLAWPIALVNLVGTLFGFWYYAGRPLNTAPPLVEGQLGAAPLAAYPLIPDSPAATMFIGLSLVAWRLDWDVPWLHMLGFFGCIKLGLWTPYVQLVLNGPGGIPLWLYWFLILSHLAMALEAFLIHRYASFSVISVAVAVFWYGFNDIVDYFVPILDGPHHTWLRAEPLVTGGFDHTVLAHDLAAGWAVVLTLMATFLALATRVEKVKRQA from the coding sequence ATGGCTCCGGACGAGGGTGTCGGCGGGCGAATCGACGCGGCTGTCGCACGGCTGTTCAGCCGGCGGCTCCCCGATGCTGAAGGGCTTCCGCGGTACGTCGCGCCGCTGCCCACGTGGCTGGAGAACGTCGGCCTCAGACTGGCCTGGCCAATCGCACTCGTCAATCTTGTCGGGACGCTGTTTGGCTTCTGGTACTACGCCGGTCGGCCGCTGAACACAGCGCCCCCGCTCGTGGAGGGCCAGCTCGGTGCGGCTCCGCTGGCTGCCTACCCCCTGATTCCGGACTCGCCCGCCGCGACGATGTTCATCGGGCTCTCGCTGGTGGCCTGGCGGCTCGACTGGGACGTCCCGTGGCTCCACATGCTCGGCTTCTTCGGCTGTATCAAGCTCGGCCTGTGGACGCCGTACGTCCAGTTGGTCCTCAACGGGCCGGGCGGGATTCCGCTATGGCTCTACTGGTTCCTGATTCTGAGCCACCTGGCGATGGCGCTGGAAGCGTTTCTCATCCACCGCTACGCGAGCTTCTCCGTCATATCCGTCGCCGTTGCAGTGTTCTGGTACGGCTTCAACGATATCGTGGACTACTTTGTCCCGATTCTGGACGGGCCACACCACACCTGGCTGCGTGCAGAGCCGCTGGTCACCGGCGGGTTCGACCACACGGTGCTGGCCCACGACCTCGCGGCGGGCTGGGCGGTCGTGTTAACGCTCATGGCGACGTTTCTCGCACTGGCAACCCGCGTAGAGAAAGTGAAGCGCCAGGCGTGA
- a CDS encoding DUF3592 domain-containing protein — protein MSEGTGFSINGPETLRGAVLLVLVGLLMTGYGAYDYAQQSSALTNAVEVDAELVEKGVETSSGGRRSGVSHRPTVRYTYEYDGTAYTSTNVFPANIAPTYDTEDAARSVLDGYETGATVTVYVPPGDPDDAYLKHQESNAPLLAVGIGLFFVIFSGVSAVRNL, from the coding sequence ATGTCTGAAGGCACCGGCTTCTCGATCAACGGTCCGGAGACGCTTCGCGGGGCGGTACTCCTGGTGCTCGTCGGCCTGCTGATGACCGGATACGGGGCCTACGACTACGCCCAGCAATCCAGTGCCCTCACGAACGCCGTCGAAGTCGACGCCGAACTCGTCGAGAAGGGCGTCGAAACCAGTTCCGGCGGCCGACGGTCCGGTGTCAGCCACCGGCCGACGGTCCGATACACGTACGAGTACGACGGGACCGCCTACACGAGTACGAACGTCTTCCCGGCGAACATCGCCCCGACGTATGATACGGAGGACGCGGCCCGGTCGGTCCTGGACGGGTACGAGACCGGAGCCACCGTGACGGTGTACGTGCCACCCGGCGACCCCGACGACGCCTATCTGAAGCATCAAGAATCGAACGCGCCACTGCTCGCCGTCGGTATCGGCCTGTTCTTCGTCATCTTCAGCGGCGTCTCCGCAGTGAGGAACCTGTGA
- a CDS encoding valine--tRNA ligase, producing the protein MSDTQDPPQDESTADESENALEGEYDPREVEPEWQDQWVADKTYAYDEDADTRFTIDTPPPTVSGNLHMGHLYQFTLQDFVARYHRMADDTVYFPFGYDDNGIASERLTERELGIRHQDYPRREFQEKCRDVCTQFEDEFTEDVQSLAISIDWDNTYKTIAPDVQRVSQLSFLDLYEQGREYRQRAPTIWCPDCETAISQVEQEDKDKSTLFNDIAFDLVETGEGPADEDATFTISTTRPELLPACVAVFVHPDDDENQHLVGGSARVPLFEQEVPVIADERVDMETGSGIVMCCTFGDQNDIEWYQAHDLPLRLAIDESATMTDLAGDYAGMHTTEAREAIIEDLREEGSLLESRDHDHTVQVHERCEEEVEYLVTEQWYIELLDKKEEYIEAGRQMEWFPEKMATRYEHWIEGLEWDWCISRQRDSGIPIPVWYCDDCGEPVMAERDQLPVDPLSDDPPVDSCPECGHGSLTPEEDVFDTWATSSLTPLVNAGWDWDDDAEEFTWENPELYPFDLRPQGHDIISFWLFHTVVKCYEHTGEVPFENVMINGMVLDENREAMSKSKGNVIPPSEVLEKFPVDATRYWAAGTSIGDDFPYKEGDLEAGERLLQKLWNASRLVDQLTPARQPDEPADLAAVDEWLLAELDATVESVTTKFEEYEFSKARNELRSFFWNTFCDDYLEIAKQRLSDGGDASTEFTLLQAHRTFLQLFAPFLPHITEELWGRVYNEDSSIHTTDWPTAGGYDADLEAGETAMEVVSALRRYKTENGLPLNADLDHVEVFGHIAGFENAVAEAMHVAQLDTYDEAPDITTEVSGIDLDYSLVGPEFGSEVGAIDAAIEDGDYDIDGDELHAAGVTLTDEMFTVEESRTYSGEGEMTETESAVVVVR; encoded by the coding sequence ATGAGTGATACACAGGACCCACCGCAGGACGAATCGACCGCAGACGAATCAGAAAATGCCCTTGAGGGGGAGTACGACCCCCGCGAGGTAGAGCCGGAGTGGCAGGACCAGTGGGTCGCGGACAAGACCTACGCCTACGACGAGGACGCCGACACGCGCTTCACTATCGACACGCCGCCGCCGACGGTGTCGGGGAACCTCCACATGGGCCACCTCTATCAGTTCACCCTGCAGGACTTCGTCGCCCGCTACCACCGAATGGCTGACGACACGGTGTATTTCCCCTTCGGCTACGACGACAACGGCATCGCCTCCGAACGGCTCACCGAGCGCGAACTCGGTATCCGCCACCAGGATTACCCGCGCCGAGAGTTCCAGGAAAAGTGTCGCGACGTGTGTACACAGTTCGAGGACGAGTTCACCGAGGACGTGCAGTCGCTTGCGATCTCCATCGACTGGGACAACACCTACAAGACCATCGCGCCGGACGTCCAGCGGGTCTCCCAGCTATCGTTCCTCGACCTCTACGAGCAGGGCCGGGAGTACCGCCAGCGCGCGCCGACCATCTGGTGTCCGGACTGCGAAACCGCGATTTCGCAGGTCGAGCAGGAGGACAAGGACAAGTCGACGCTGTTCAACGACATCGCCTTCGACCTCGTCGAAACGGGCGAGGGACCGGCCGACGAGGACGCGACGTTCACCATCTCGACGACGCGGCCCGAGCTACTGCCGGCGTGTGTCGCCGTTTTCGTCCACCCCGACGACGACGAGAACCAGCACCTCGTCGGCGGCAGTGCGCGAGTGCCCCTTTTCGAGCAGGAAGTTCCCGTTATCGCCGACGAGCGCGTCGACATGGAGACCGGCAGCGGCATCGTGATGTGCTGTACGTTCGGCGACCAGAACGACATCGAGTGGTACCAGGCCCACGACCTGCCGCTGCGGCTCGCCATCGACGAGTCCGCGACGATGACCGACCTCGCCGGCGACTACGCGGGGATGCACACCACCGAGGCCCGCGAGGCCATCATCGAGGACCTGCGCGAGGAGGGGTCGCTGCTGGAGAGCCGCGACCACGACCATACGGTGCAGGTCCACGAGCGCTGTGAGGAGGAAGTCGAGTACCTCGTCACCGAGCAGTGGTACATCGAGCTGCTGGACAAGAAAGAGGAGTACATCGAGGCGGGCCGGCAGATGGAGTGGTTCCCCGAGAAGATGGCCACCCGCTACGAGCACTGGATAGAGGGGCTCGAATGGGACTGGTGTATCTCCCGCCAGCGCGATTCGGGCATCCCGATTCCGGTGTGGTACTGCGACGACTGCGGCGAGCCGGTGATGGCCGAGCGCGACCAGCTCCCGGTCGACCCGCTGTCCGACGACCCGCCGGTCGATAGCTGTCCGGAGTGTGGCCACGGCTCGCTGACCCCCGAGGAGGACGTCTTCGACACGTGGGCCACGTCGTCGCTGACGCCGCTGGTCAACGCCGGCTGGGACTGGGACGACGACGCGGAGGAGTTCACCTGGGAGAACCCCGAGCTGTACCCCTTCGACCTGCGCCCGCAGGGCCACGACATCATCTCCTTCTGGCTGTTCCACACCGTCGTCAAGTGCTACGAGCACACCGGTGAGGTGCCCTTCGAGAACGTGATGATAAACGGAATGGTGCTAGACGAGAACCGCGAGGCGATGTCCAAGTCCAAGGGCAACGTCATTCCGCCCAGCGAGGTCCTAGAGAAGTTCCCGGTCGACGCCACCCGCTACTGGGCCGCCGGGACCTCCATCGGCGACGACTTCCCGTACAAGGAGGGTGACCTCGAAGCCGGCGAACGCCTGCTCCAGAAGCTCTGGAACGCCTCGCGGCTGGTCGACCAGCTCACGCCCGCACGTCAGCCCGACGAGCCAGCGGATCTGGCCGCGGTCGACGAGTGGCTGCTGGCCGAACTGGATGCGACCGTCGAGTCGGTCACGACAAAGTTCGAGGAGTACGAGTTCTCGAAGGCCCGGAACGAACTCCGCTCGTTCTTCTGGAACACGTTCTGTGACGACTACCTCGAAATCGCCAAACAGCGGCTTTCAGATGGAGGAGACGCCTCGACCGAGTTCACGCTCCTGCAAGCCCACCGGACCTTCTTGCAGCTGTTCGCGCCGTTCCTGCCCCACATCACCGAGGAACTGTGGGGGCGCGTCTACAACGAGGATAGCTCCATCCACACGACCGACTGGCCAACCGCAGGCGGCTACGACGCCGACCTCGAAGCAGGCGAGACAGCGATGGAGGTCGTTTCCGCGCTCCGGCGGTACAAAACCGAGAACGGCCTGCCGCTGAACGCCGACCTCGACCACGTCGAGGTGTTCGGTCACATCGCCGGGTTCGAGAACGCCGTCGCCGAGGCGATGCACGTCGCACAGCTGGACACCTACGACGAGGCCCCGGACATCACGACGGAAGTCAGCGGCATCGACCTCGACTACTCGCTCGTCGGCCCCGAGTTCGGCAGCGAAGTCGGCGCGATTGACGCTGCTATCGAAGACGGCGACTACGATATCGACGGCGACGAACTGCACGCTGCCGGTGTCACGCTCACCGACGAGATGTTCACCGTCGAGGAGTCCCGGACCTACTCCGGCGAGGGCGAGATGACAGAAACCGAAAGCGCCGTCGTCGTCGTTCGGTAA
- a CDS encoding HFX_2341 family transcriptional regulator, whose protein sequence is MQTHIVPVGFDYDRLIAPLVREQLDVDRVILLEGAVGSEANVEYSRNLAEKLEKDYQNLLGAETERFVVADVYDYDEAFEQAFELINAELDAGSEVWVNVSAMPRTVSFAFATAAHSIMVEREGDRDRIHTYYTVPEKYLETELAEELRKQIDMLEDMRTGEDVDERVDDRLETARDLLAEFDERGTTIGAKEIDGSHIVELPVASFSNVKPFEEVILFTLGEHGEFESVSELAQQLARDLGEEYTDSFRSKVIYNVDRLGPGGKGYIEQEEHGKSYRTTLSRIGQLWVRAHSAEDREHREPDLP, encoded by the coding sequence ATGCAGACCCACATCGTCCCGGTCGGCTTCGACTACGACCGGCTCATCGCGCCGCTGGTGCGCGAGCAACTCGACGTTGACCGCGTCATCCTGCTTGAGGGGGCGGTCGGCAGCGAGGCCAACGTCGAGTACTCGCGTAACCTTGCCGAGAAGCTCGAAAAGGACTATCAGAACCTGCTCGGGGCCGAAACCGAGCGGTTCGTCGTCGCCGACGTGTACGATTACGACGAGGCCTTCGAGCAGGCCTTCGAACTCATCAACGCCGAACTCGACGCGGGCAGCGAGGTGTGGGTCAACGTCTCCGCGATGCCCCGGACTGTCTCCTTTGCCTTTGCGACCGCGGCCCACTCGATCATGGTCGAGCGCGAGGGCGACCGGGACCGCATCCACACCTACTACACGGTCCCCGAGAAGTATCTGGAGACGGAACTCGCCGAGGAACTGCGCAAGCAGATCGATATGCTGGAGGACATGCGCACGGGCGAGGATGTCGACGAACGCGTCGACGACCGGCTCGAAACCGCACGGGACCTGCTGGCGGAGTTCGACGAACGCGGGACGACCATCGGCGCGAAGGAGATCGACGGGTCACACATCGTCGAACTACCGGTCGCCTCCTTCTCGAACGTCAAGCCCTTCGAAGAGGTCATTCTCTTCACCCTTGGCGAACACGGCGAGTTCGAGTCAGTCTCCGAACTGGCCCAGCAGTTGGCCCGGGACTTGGGTGAGGAATACACCGACTCCTTCCGCTCGAAAGTCATCTACAACGTCGACCGGCTCGGCCCCGGCGGGAAGGGGTACATCGAGCAGGAGGAACACGGGAAATCCTACCGGACGACGCTCTCCCGCATCGGACAGCTGTGGGTCCGCGCTCACTCCGCCGAGGACCGCGAGCACCGCGAGCCAGACCTGCCGTAG
- a CDS encoding YgaP family membrane protein, with protein MDSDKNVGGRDRLIRAVLAVVLTIVSLRWLRSGKRKRGLLAGVGALGLGFNASTGYCGFNDTLDIDTTASKNDDVFAPDTDDESTDVSVDFTSADDTEASNGHASGQLTCAVCEDPIVPGERRGPNDEGAIVHETCE; from the coding sequence ATGGACTCCGATAAGAACGTCGGCGGTCGCGACCGCCTGATTCGAGCGGTGCTGGCAGTTGTCCTGACAATCGTCTCTCTGCGCTGGCTTCGCAGCGGGAAGCGCAAGCGCGGCCTGCTCGCCGGGGTCGGCGCGCTCGGTCTGGGATTCAACGCCTCGACGGGTTACTGTGGATTCAACGACACCCTCGACATCGACACAACGGCCAGTAAAAACGACGACGTGTTCGCGCCGGATACGGACGACGAGTCGACGGACGTGAGCGTGGACTTTACCTCCGCTGACGACACCGAAGCCTCGAACGGTCACGCCAGCGGCCAGCTGACCTGCGCCGTCTGCGAGGACCCCATCGTTCCCGGGGAGCGCCGTGGGCCGAACGACGAAGGAGCTATCGTCCACGAGACCTGCGAATAA
- a CDS encoding sodium:solute symporter family protein, with protein sequence MADTALQMGIVGAYMVIALAVGAVAYRLTDRTAEDYYLASRTLGTVVLLFTTFATLLSAFTFFGGPNLAFSAGPEWILVMGLMDGIIFAVLWYVLGYKQWLVGKRHGYVTLGEMLGDRFGSTALRVVVAGVSLVWLFPYVMLQQKGAGQAIVGLTNGAVPFWVGAGGITLFMILYVALSGMRGVAWTDTLQGLFMLSLIWVAVAWVLSAVGGAGEATALLAAEEPAFVGLGGGLYTPQYIISTAVSIAFGVTMFPQINQRFFAAGSKKVLKRTFALWPVLVLLLFVPAFMLGAWAAGLGITVPEGGNVIPALLGEYTPTWFTALVIAGAMAAMMSSSDSMLLSGSSYLTRDLYRPLTGRSDASDESTDRREALVARVGVIVFATLSFIASLYSPGTLVQIGETAFSGFAQLTLPVALALYWQGTTRSGMYAGVIGSQVFYGLHVFPVLSTLGGLVGLNIGLPAAYLGWTPGIVGILVGLMLTVAVSLVTAPAATENHTVYAVSGVESD encoded by the coding sequence ATGGCTGATACCGCGCTCCAGATGGGTATCGTCGGTGCGTACATGGTCATCGCCCTCGCAGTCGGCGCTGTCGCCTACCGTCTGACCGACCGGACCGCCGAGGACTACTATCTCGCGAGTCGGACGCTCGGAACGGTCGTCCTGCTGTTTACCACCTTCGCGACGCTGCTGTCGGCGTTTACCTTCTTCGGCGGCCCGAACCTGGCGTTCAGCGCCGGCCCCGAGTGGATACTCGTCATGGGGCTGATGGACGGCATCATCTTCGCCGTCCTCTGGTACGTGCTGGGGTACAAGCAGTGGCTGGTCGGCAAGCGCCACGGCTACGTCACGCTCGGGGAGATGCTGGGCGACCGCTTCGGCTCGACGGCGCTGCGGGTCGTCGTCGCCGGCGTGAGCCTTGTCTGGCTGTTCCCGTACGTGATGCTTCAGCAGAAAGGGGCCGGTCAGGCCATCGTCGGCCTCACGAACGGCGCGGTCCCGTTCTGGGTCGGGGCCGGCGGCATCACGCTGTTTATGATTCTCTACGTCGCGCTCTCGGGGATGCGCGGCGTCGCCTGGACCGACACTCTTCAGGGGCTGTTCATGCTCTCACTGATCTGGGTCGCCGTCGCCTGGGTGCTGTCGGCTGTCGGGGGCGCGGGCGAGGCGACGGCCCTGCTGGCGGCAGAGGAGCCCGCCTTCGTCGGCCTCGGCGGCGGCCTCTATACGCCACAGTACATCATCTCGACCGCGGTCAGTATCGCCTTTGGCGTGACGATGTTCCCGCAGATAAATCAGCGCTTTTTCGCCGCCGGGTCGAAGAAAGTGCTCAAGCGCACGTTTGCGCTGTGGCCGGTACTCGTACTTCTCCTGTTCGTCCCGGCGTTCATGCTGGGCGCGTGGGCGGCTGGCCTCGGTATCACGGTGCCGGAGGGCGGCAACGTCATCCCCGCGCTGTTGGGCGAGTACACGCCGACGTGGTTCACCGCGCTGGTCATCGCCGGCGCGATGGCCGCGATGATGTCCTCCAGCGACTCGATGCTGCTGTCGGGTTCGTCGTATCTGACTCGGGACCTCTACCGCCCGCTGACCGGTCGCAGCGACGCTAGCGACGAATCGACTGACCGCCGCGAGGCGCTCGTCGCTCGCGTCGGCGTGATCGTCTTTGCCACCCTCTCGTTCATTGCGAGTCTCTATTCGCCGGGAACGCTGGTCCAAATCGGCGAGACGGCCTTCAGCGGCTTCGCACAGCTTACCCTTCCTGTCGCACTTGCGCTGTACTGGCAAGGGACGACGCGCTCGGGAATGTACGCCGGCGTGATCGGCAGCCAGGTGTTCTATGGCCTGCACGTCTTCCCGGTACTCTCGACACTTGGCGGACTTGTCGGTCTCAACATCGGCCTACCGGCGGCATACCTGGGCTGGACGCCGGGCATCGTCGGCATCCTGGTCGGCCTCATGCTGACGGTCGCCGTCTCGCTGGTGACCGCCCCCGCTGCGACCGAGAACCACACTGTCTACGCCGTCTCCGGCGTCGAAAGCGACTGA
- a CDS encoding DUF3311 domain-containing protein — MSTVRAAGWTVVALVLMALAVPWFLWDSSTVTAGLPVWLWWHVGWMALASIVFAVFARTDWGLGVEEVR; from the coding sequence ATGAGTACGGTCAGGGCCGCTGGGTGGACAGTCGTCGCGCTCGTATTGATGGCGCTGGCAGTGCCGTGGTTCCTCTGGGACAGCAGCACAGTCACGGCTGGGCTACCCGTGTGGCTGTGGTGGCACGTTGGGTGGATGGCGCTCGCGAGCATCGTCTTCGCCGTCTTCGCGCGCACGGACTGGGGTCTCGGGGTCGAGGAGGTGCGGTGA
- a CDS encoding tRNA-binding protein, with product MGFTETEIDPARFLEDVEMRIGEIVDVEPFPEARKDVYKLDVDFGNETRQSAAGLTDVYDPEDLLGSQVVAVVNLGTVSIAGFESECLVTGVDSEDGVVHLTPEREVDPGTRVY from the coding sequence ATGGGATTCACTGAAACCGAGATCGACCCCGCACGGTTCCTCGAAGACGTGGAGATGCGTATCGGTGAAATCGTCGATGTCGAGCCGTTCCCCGAGGCACGCAAAGATGTGTACAAGCTCGACGTGGATTTCGGCAACGAGACCCGCCAGTCCGCCGCGGGGCTGACCGACGTGTACGACCCCGAGGATCTGCTCGGTTCACAGGTCGTCGCCGTCGTCAACCTCGGGACAGTCTCTATCGCCGGGTTCGAGAGTGAGTGTCTTGTGACCGGCGTCGACAGCGAGGACGGCGTCGTTCACCTGACACCAGAACGGGAAGTCGACCCCGGCACCCGCGTGTATTGA
- a CDS encoding sugar phosphate isomerase/epimerase family protein, with translation MQTAIQLWTLRELREPLSDVLDRISVAGYDGVEFAGIGDPGASRRALDETGLDIAGVHVQLDDLQSDPRTVGNQARTLDAPYIVLPYLDDDHFASESAVESTATLLGMLAADFDRPLLYHNHDHEFVPLGDGTTFDALVDQTTIDFEFDAGWAHAAGQDPVALLRRLDGCVPVVHLKDMTADGEPTALGDGVVPLQAVVDAAREAGTEWLVFEHDNPTDPVDAIRAGIDGMRPLLE, from the coding sequence ATGCAGACAGCGATCCAGCTCTGGACGCTCCGTGAACTCCGGGAACCACTATCGGACGTGCTCGACCGCATCAGCGTCGCGGGCTACGACGGCGTGGAGTTCGCCGGTATCGGGGACCCGGGTGCCTCCCGGCGCGCGCTCGACGAAACGGGACTCGACATCGCCGGCGTCCACGTCCAGCTGGACGACCTGCAGTCCGACCCGCGCACTGTTGGCAATCAGGCTCGGACGCTCGATGCGCCGTACATCGTGCTCCCGTATCTCGACGACGACCACTTCGCAAGCGAAAGCGCGGTCGAGTCGACGGCGACGCTGCTCGGGATGCTTGCGGCGGACTTTGACCGGCCCCTGTTGTACCACAACCACGACCACGAGTTCGTCCCGCTTGGCGATGGCACCACCTTCGACGCGCTCGTCGACCAGACGACGATTGATTTCGAGTTTGACGCCGGATGGGCGCACGCGGCGGGGCAGGACCCTGTCGCACTGCTTCGGCGGCTCGACGGGTGCGTCCCTGTCGTCCACCTCAAGGACATGACTGCGGATGGGGAACCGACTGCCCTCGGAGACGGCGTGGTGCCGCTCCAGGCGGTGGTCGATGCGGCCCGCGAGGCCGGGACTGAATGGCTCGTTTTCGAACACGACAATCCAACGGACCCAGTCGACGCCATCCGGGCCGGTATCGACGGTATGCGACCGCTGCTAGAGTGA
- the dnaG gene encoding DNA primase DnaG, which produces MQDTAKYLIHADITAAGVVERSDVVGAVFGQTEGLLGDELDLRDLQDSKKVGRIDVEIRSEGGQSFGEITVASGLDRVETAILAAALETIEQVGPCRAEIEVSEIEDVRSAKRREVVERATELLNDFEEKSIQTADIVETVRQQVRVADVTDYEGLPAGPRVADSDAIVVVEGRSDVMQLLKYGIKNAVAVEGTDVPDAIADLTAGRTVTSFLDGDRGGDLILKELAQVGDVDYVAVTPSGKSVEDLSRSEVMSALRDKVPYETVASAQSLDSIREEMSHAGESTTADGGAVAATPSEDTTDSQPAPSAQTGSAQAETADGATNVVDSSNATAVTDATTDEETIESGDGPTIPSLSDHIEAVIQNHSGTARLVDEDATLLSEGEADNVVSLLESAENVPKTVVIDADCTQKLLDVAAQRGVDVVIAAGHGEYVKQPTAVQVRIEG; this is translated from the coding sequence ATGCAAGATACGGCGAAATATCTGATACATGCCGACATCACGGCGGCGGGAGTCGTCGAACGGAGCGACGTCGTCGGCGCGGTGTTCGGCCAGACGGAGGGACTACTCGGCGACGAACTGGACCTGCGGGACCTGCAGGACTCGAAGAAGGTCGGCCGCATCGACGTGGAGATACGCTCCGAAGGTGGACAGTCATTCGGCGAGATCACCGTCGCGAGCGGCCTCGATAGGGTCGAGACAGCGATTCTCGCCGCGGCACTGGAGACCATCGAACAGGTGGGGCCGTGTCGGGCCGAGATCGAGGTCTCCGAGATCGAGGACGTGCGTAGCGCCAAGCGGCGCGAGGTCGTCGAGCGCGCGACGGAGCTGCTGAACGACTTCGAGGAGAAGTCGATCCAGACCGCGGACATCGTCGAGACGGTCAGACAGCAGGTCCGGGTCGCCGACGTGACCGACTACGAGGGACTCCCAGCAGGACCGCGGGTGGCCGACTCCGACGCGATTGTTGTCGTCGAGGGGCGCTCGGACGTGATGCAACTGCTCAAATACGGTATCAAAAACGCCGTGGCGGTCGAGGGAACTGACGTCCCCGACGCTATTGCGGACCTGACGGCCGGTCGAACGGTGACCTCGTTCCTCGACGGCGACCGCGGCGGGGACCTCATCCTGAAGGAACTCGCGCAGGTCGGCGACGTGGACTACGTCGCGGTCACGCCCAGCGGCAAGTCCGTCGAGGACCTCTCCCGGAGCGAGGTGATGTCGGCGCTCCGGGACAAGGTGCCCTACGAGACGGTCGCAAGCGCACAGAGCCTCGACAGTATCCGCGAGGAGATGTCACATGCTGGCGAGTCGACGACCGCCGACGGTGGTGCCGTGGCGGCCACGCCATCGGAGGACACCACTGACAGCCAGCCTGCGCCCAGCGCACAGACCGGGTCGGCACAGGCCGAGACGGCCGATGGAGCGACGAACGTCGTGGACAGCTCAAATGCAACTGCTGTAACGGATGCCACGACCGACGAGGAGACGATCGAAAGCGGCGACGGACCGACCATCCCCTCGCTTTCGGACCACATCGAAGCCGTCATTCAGAACCACAGCGGGACGGCCAGACTGGTCGATGAGGACGCGACGCTGCTTTCGGAGGGCGAGGCCGACAATGTCGTCTCGTTGCTTGAATCCGCTGAAAACGTTCCCAAGACCGTCGTTATCGATGCGGACTGTACGCAGAAGCTCCTCGACGTCGCCGCACAGCGCGGCGTCGATGTTGTCATCGCTGCCGGCCACGGCGAGTACGTCAAACAGCCGACGGCCGTGCAGGTCCGTATCGAGGGTTAG
- a CDS encoding GNAT family N-acetyltransferase gives MIREARPEDEARLRAIQTNTLDEPWPELLGVGIDGPPLVLVLDIGEPLGYALVVPDPPVAYLAEFAIAPGKQGQGLGTALMDGLLDHLRTREFESIRLTARADDERARSFYDGFGFSFADELPDHYDDGDGVLLVRDL, from the coding sequence ATGATCCGTGAGGCCCGCCCCGAGGACGAAGCCCGGCTCCGAGCGATCCAGACAAACACGCTTGACGAGCCGTGGCCGGAACTACTCGGTGTCGGAATCGACGGTCCGCCGCTCGTGCTGGTACTCGACATCGGCGAGCCGCTCGGCTACGCACTGGTCGTGCCGGACCCGCCAGTCGCGTATCTGGCGGAGTTCGCTATCGCGCCCGGAAAACAGGGACAGGGCCTCGGGACGGCGCTGATGGACGGCCTGCTCGACCACCTCCGGACGCGTGAGTTCGAGTCAATCAGACTCACCGCGCGCGCGGACGACGAGCGGGCGCGTTCCTTCTACGACGGGTTCGGGTTCTCCTTCGCCGACGAACTGCCCGACCACTACGACGACGGCGACGGCGTGTTGCTCGTTCGGGACCTCTAA